The genomic window TTCCTGTCGAGCGTGAGCCCGTCCGGCGCGCTGAGCGAATCCAGCCCGTTCAGGTCGAGGATGCTTTCGGGAGCGGACGGGTTCGCGATCGGGATTCTGCTCACCCCGGAGTTCACGAACGTCCGGGAGACGTACAGGTACTGCCCAGCCTCGTCGAGCACGGCGCCGTTGGCGCTGGGGAACCTGGCCCACGCGGGATTCACTGTGCCGTCGGGCCTGATCTGCCCGATCAGGCTTCCGAAATCGTTTGTGGCGTACACGGTTCCGTCATCGGCCACCGCGAGCCCGTTGGCAGCACTCAGACCGGTGGCGAATGTACTGGTCTCGAGCGTGTCGACGTTCAACCGAACGATGCCTGCAGCCTTCACGATGTCCCCGACGAGAACGAGGGGGTTGGCGCCGTAGCCGACCAGCAGGGTGCCGTCGGGCATCCAAGCGAGAGCGCCCCCACCCCCGGACACCTTCGCGATCTCGTAGGCGGGCGATCCCGGTGCGTCGATGCGGTAGACACGACCGCTGAGAATATCCGTCGTGTAGAGCCTGCCGGAGCTGTCGACGGCCGCGCCCTCCAAGGCTGTGCCGCCGATCTGCGCCACTTTCACCGGCGC from Rhodococcus sp. P1Y includes these protein-coding regions:
- a CDS encoding SMP-30/gluconolactonase/LRE family protein translates to MKRIRSAVLAAALLITGTAVFGAPEASAAPVCAGASAAPVKVAQIGGTALEGAAVDSSGRLYTTDILSGRVYRIDAPGSPAYEIAKVSGGGGALAWMPDGTLLVGYGANPLVLVGDIVKAAGIVRLNVDTLETSTFATGLSAANGLAVADDGTVYATNDFGSLIGQIRPDGTVNPAWARFPSANGAVLDEAGQYLYVSRTFVNSGVSRIPIANPSAPESILDLNGLDSLSAPDGLTLDRNGRPVVPFNTRGQIVRIDAPGSYCILGSGIPTSSVVIYGRGSQGFSEGRLFRAGFDGAVYEIPGGAA